The genomic stretch CTAGCGCAGGCCCAGTTGAGAAACTTGACAGCATCCTGGACAATACTACTAGGTACGTTTCGCTCCACCATGAAGCGTGGTATACCTCCCCCAGGATCACTGCGCGTGATCATGATCCACTCCACGGGGTTGGTCTCCGGATCGCCGTCGTTCATTGGTATCTCCCGGATCATCTCGATCGACTCGTAATAGCCCCGGACCATGTTGGTTCGTGGAGGCGCATCAGGATGAGATACAGGTATTGATACGACCATGTGATGTCGCGGTATTGAATCGCCGATTTTGGATGCTTCAGTGAGGCAAGTATCGGAGGTGATGAGTAGCGTGATAAACTCTCGCGGGGAGGTTGGGCCAGGAAATTGGGCAGAAAGCTGGTATACTGTGTGGTCGTTAGCCATGACAGCTTCTTCTTGATTTGATGCCTCCCGTACCTTGCAATTGACCTATGCCCTTAACTGTTATGTCCTCCAGTCTCTGGTCTCCTCCAATACCTCTCACGTTGCCCTCGCCAGGACCACCCTGAACTTCTAGACTTTCGGGAAACTCTCGCTTCATAGCACGCTTCCACTTTTCGAAGCCGAGCCCTTCGTGTACGCTGGTCCGCGCGAACCAGGCTCCATGCCTATCCTTGCCAGCCATCTTGAAGACGCTCATTCCTGTAGCGGCGTCGCTGTTGCTCAACTTCACAGGCTTTCCCCATGACTTCCGTAGCGCTTCGTGCTCTGGTGCTGGTGGTGGCCGGCGCACGCGGGAAATGGTAAGATCTTTTGCACCGGTCGCGGGTTGTTGCTCGGCTCGCGTGCGCTGCGACGACTCGTAAGGCGTACCATTGGGGGCTTCAGGTACAGAATTTGCGATCAATTCTGCTTTGGATAGTATGTTGGGTAAAAATGATTCGAGGTTGTCGGTAGGGACATCGCTAAACTCCTTCGGTCTGAGGCATGCGAGCGCTTCGTGGAGTTCCGCCATGGTGGTTATGGGAATGTTTGGAAGTTTAGGAAGCTATGTTGAATCGAAAAGATAGCGACGTAATGCGCCACGAGGTACGGTATCTAGACCCTTTGTGGCAGTGAATGTTCCGACGTAGCCGTGGTGGAAACTAGCTGGGTCCGGTGACGGTCGATGAGATCACTGCATGGCAATGATTAAACCGGATGTCAGTGGACATGAAGCAGTAGATGTTGGCCAATAATGACTAGGTTATAGTACTGCGCAAAACTGCAAGCCTGTTCACGCACACTGCAAAGCTTCTCATGCCTATTGCAGGTACGTACTTAGTTACACGACAGGCATTGTTGACGCAACGTCATCCCTGCAGGAGCTCCCTGCTCTTTCGCGACGCGGGGTCGCCCGCCGCTCCACCGACGTACCCTGCAGTGCCTGCATATGGAGACTTGAAGCTGGCCCTACGTTACACTAGCATCTGTTTGGGGAGGCTTGCGATAGCCAAGTGCTTTTCAGAGTTAGGTATAAAGGAAGATTTTATTCTACGCAAAGATTCAAAAAATAACGAGGGGTATTTCGCTAGTCTAAAGTGTTCCCACCACATGCCGTGAAGCAATCGGTCCATTCTATGTGCACATGCGATGCACCTCATCCACCAGAAATTATACAAGCACGTATAGAGCGCACATCTATTAATAGTTAGCAATGGCCAGTCTCGGGCGAGGTGAGGGCACTTACCATGCTAAGTCCCAAGATCATGCTGCACCAGAACAGCACGTTGTTCAGCAGAGTGCGGCCCCTGACCCATTTGCTCCGTTGAAGCATGACGATTGGCATTTGAAGCATCATCGCGATGAACCCATAGCCTCTGAACTTTCTTGTTATGCAGCCCATGACGAGCTCGTGTGCCAGAGCAGATATGAGGAAGGTGATGGTGGTAGCAAGGGGACGCGACATGTGATTCTTCGAGGCCGAGTAGACGTGTCGTCGAAAGAAATGATGAACGGGGATATTCCACTCTCTCTGTGGGTCGCGGTTAGTACGAGTCCTGCGAAGTGATGACGTGTTTTCTTACTGAGAACTCAAGCCAGTCGCAGCTGTTCCACCAGTCGGCATAGAACTGGCGATCAGCAAAACCTATACAAATTATCAGCATTCCTGGCAATGCCAGACGTGATGGGTACGACTTACGCGTGATTTCTGCAAATGCACCCAAGATGTACTCGAATATGACCAGGAAGACAAGTAGGAAGGTGATCATGAAAGGGAATAACAGACGACCAATTGTCTCGCCCAATATCAATGCAAAGTCCGTGGCGCCGCTCGAGTTGTGAAGTCGCACTGCCGATACGTCCAGTACAGGAAGTATGAACTCCTCAGCAGTAATGATCATAAGGAAGATACAGCCGAATACAGCAAGCGTCTTGTAGAAGACCTCCAACCAGCGGATCTTGGTATTCCTGGGATATTCCAACTCATAACACAGCGTCGGGCAGAAGAGGAAGTCGACAAAGTTGTGCAAAGTGAGGTTGTTGGGATACGAAACATGGCCCAGGGGCGAAGCCAGCTCGAAAGCAAGATCCTCCCGCAGCTGCTTCAGGTATTCTGCATTCGCAGCCTTTGGCTCGGGCTCATCCTGGGTCGGAGACTGTGGTATTTCGTGCAAGTGAGTGCGCGAGCTTGGATATCGCACTGCTGCCGCTTTGCTAGCTCGGTCGGGGTTGTCAAGTTCGTTCAAACGTCGTAGGGTTTCGCTGAGATGGCCGTTGTAGAACCTTCACATGGTTAGCTACAGACTATGAGGTTAAGTGCCTTGCGAAAGCCTACGAGTATGAGTGCATTTTCATGAAGATTGCAAGCAAATGCAGAGTGAAGAAGACCTGAGCTGTCCAGCTCCAGTCGCGAATGAACGGGTATCTTCGTAATAGTCAGTCTAGAATACATTATATTTGCGGGAACAGCATACGTAGTCCAGAAAGCAAGCCAGATTGCCTGAAGTACACTTTGGATGACCATACCAGACGTATGCCATCGGATCGAGTCCTCGTTGAGAAACAACCTTTGAATGGGCAGACACAAAGCTGTGCTACACGCCATGGCAAAGTCAACCACGCCAAGTTCAAAGATCTTCTCCTTGAACAACGCCCACTGCCTAATTTGCAAAGGATATCCGGTCTCGGTCAGGTTTCGTAGCATCGACGTAATGACCATGATGGCGAGTCCGATCCAGAACAAGACGAAGAAGCCGCGGAAGTCATGATAGTCGCTTTCTGGATCAAAGTGGGAGACGCGACCTACGTAGTCGATAGTAGGGAATATGCGCTGTTTCTGCTGAGCGCGTATCTGTCGTCGCGCGAGCGAGGAGGCATGGACACTAGGCGGGGCATCGGGGGGTATTGGCGTTGTTCTTCCACTACGAAGAGTTAATTCAGCGTCGACAGCAAAGATTCGGTCCAAGTACCTCGATACACCAGATCCAGGCTCTCGCAGCGAGCCATCCTTGTTGAAGGCTTCGTCGCTAAGTTGGGGCTTGAGCAGGTCGATGCGCGTGGGTTTGCGCGGTCGCGGCGCGTGGTACTCGGGATCCCCGTTATGGGGATTTGTGTCAACGGACGTAGACTCTGCCATCATGAGAAAAGACACATGCGCATGTTGCGGGCGCAAATAGTGGGAAGGGGGGCTTAAACGTGGGCAGCCCAGACTATGATCAGCAAACTAACAGGGTCAGAGAGTCTTGGTCAGATGCGGCAAAGAGGATGAGACGTGGCCTCCCGATAGCCGTGGCGCATAAATCAAGGAATGAATAGTGGCATAAGTGCCTAGATGTATGTGAAGCAATGCATCACATGCAATTACTGCGGCCGTGGCGCTCTGATACCTGGTGTACGTGGGACGGACCGTCAAAGGGTCGGTTACATCAGCGGTCCCGCGAGTCAGGCAAGCATCCCCAAAGGAGTCGCTGGGATAATCCACGGCCGCCTAAAGTATCCATGGGAGCGGATAAGTGGTCGTCGTCTGGCATGTTGATTTTACAGAAACCGGCTACATTGCTTGACGGAGAGCAAGTATCCAAGAAACGGGGCCTAGGTAGAGGAGTGAAGCCATCTCAAGGCGCAATCGTGGTCGGGGGCAGCTGCGACCGACGTCTGGAACAAATAACGGCCCGGCCAGCTGTAAGCCATAGCCAAACGTTGTCGACTATCAACACCTGCAGCAAGAGCCAATTCGCAAACACACCCGTGACCGATTGAAATCTCCGATTGACGGACGACACCTTTCACCCTTGCCACCCTGTTCGTGCGCTCTTCCATCGACCTCTTACGCAGTGCTCGGGTGGGGTCCAAGAGGCCACCACAATGGCTTCCTGTACGCCAAGCACCACGACCCCCCGCAGCTATGGACATGTGCTAAGGACATACAGTGAAGCAGTTCATTCGGAATGTGCGCGCTGCCAAAACCATCGCCGACGAGCGTGCCGTCGTGCAGAAAGAGAGTGCGGCTATCCGCGCCAGCTTCAGGGAGGAAAGCCACGATTCAAACGTGCGGAGGAACAATGTCGCAAAGCTACTCTATCTCTTCACGCTGGGTGAGAGGACGCACTTTGGTCAGATTGAATGCCTGAAGCTATTGGCCTCTCCACGTTTTGCGGACAAGCGGTTAGGATACCTGGGGACAATGCTGTTACTCGACGAGAACCAGGAAGTCTTGACTCTGGTGACCAATTCACTAAAGAAGTGAGACCCCGTCACAACTTTCGCTGTCATGGGAGGGCTAACGGAAATACAGCGATCTCAATCATGCCAACCAATACATTGTCGGCCTCGCCCTCTGCACCCTCGGAAACATTGCATCCGTGGAGATGGCGCGAGATCTGTTCCCGGAGGTCGAAACCATCATCTCGAGCGCCAACCCATACATTCGCCGCAAAGCCGCAATCTGCGCCATGAGGATATGTCGGAAAGTGCCCGATCTGCAGGAGCATTTCCTAGAGAAGGCCAAGTTGTTGTTGCAAGATCGCAACCACGGCGTCTTATTGTGTGGCGTCACCCTGGTAGAGAACCTGTGCGAGGCAGACGAAGCAGAGGATGACGAGAATGGCGTAAGGGACATCTTCAGGCCTCTCGTACCCAGCTTGGTCAAGATACTCAAGGGCCTCTCTTCATCTGGCTATGCTCCTGAGCACGACGTGACAGGTATCACGGATCCATTCCTGCAGTGCAAGTTGTTGCAGCTCCTACGAGTTCTGGCGCGCGGCGACGCTCAGGTCAGCGAACAAATCAACGACATCCTGGCCCAGGTTGCTACCAACACCGATTCCTCGAAAAATGTCGGCAACTCCATCTTGTACGAATCGGTCCTTACCATCCTTGACATCGAAGCCGATTCCGGACTGCGCGTACTCGGCGTAAACATCTTGGGAAAGTTCCTGTCAAACCGGGACAACAACATCAGATATGTCGCTCTTAACACCCTGATCAAGGTTGTTGCGGTCGAACCAAATGCCGTACAGCGACATCGGAACACTATTCTGGACTGCTTACGGGACCCTGACATCAGTATCCGGAGAAGAGCGCTCGATCTCAGTTTCACTCTGATCAACGAGAGCAACGTACGAGTGCTCATACGGGAGTTGCTAGCTTTCTTGGAGGTGGCTGACAACGAGTTCAAACCGGTGATGACCTCCCAAATTGGTGTTGCTGCTGACCGTTTCGCTCCAAACAAGAGGTGGCACGTGGACACCATGCTACGCGTCTTGAAACTTGTGAGTCCATCACAGCACACACCGCATACGTCTTACTGACACGTGACAAAGGCTGGTAACTACGTGAAAGAGCAAATACTCTCGTCCTTTGTCCGACTGATCGCTACCACACCCGACCTCCAGACCTACTCTGTACAGAAGCTTTACGCTGCTCTGAAGGAAGATATCACACAAGAAGGACTCACCTTGGCTGGTTCTTGGGTGATTGGAGAGTACGGAGACGCTCTACTAAGAGGTGGCCAATATGAAGAGGAGGAGCTTGTCAAAGAAATCAAGGAGAGCGACGTCGTCGATCTATTTGAGACTATCCTTGGCAGCAGCTATGCCGGCCTGATCGTCCAGCAATACATTGTCACGGCCTCGATGAAGTTGACCACACGATTGAGCGATCCTGCTCAGATCGAGCGCTTACGGCGATTGCTGCAACGATATGCTGCAAACCTGGACGTGGAGATTCAGCAACGTGCGGCCGAGTATGGAAACTTGTTCGGCCATGACCAAATCAGGAGAGGTGTTCTTGAGAAGATGCCACCACCAGAGATTCGCGAGGAGTCCCGCGTACTGGGTGAAGCGACCAAGAAGCGGCAATCGAAGATCGCGAAGAAGAAGCCCGCGCAGGCTGCAACCGAGGACTTGCTACTGGACCTCATGGGCGACTCTGGTCCATCTGCCGGTGTGAATGGCGCTGCCAACGGAACTCAGCAAAGTCAGGATCTCCTCGCAGACATCATGGGTGGAGCATCGTCACCACCCCAGACAACGTCTCCAGCACCACAGTCAAACGTCGCAAACATCATGGACCTCTTCAATTCCGGCCCTAGCAGCTCCCCCGCCCCAGCACAGTCTGCCGCACCGCCACAAGCAGGCTCTATGGACCTTCTTGGTGGACTCGGTGGTATGTCATCGCCGCCGCCACAGACTTCGACTCCTCCTGTGGCATCTGGTCCACCTGCACATCCGGTATATAACAAGAATGACCTCCAGATCGCCTTCCAGCTTAAGCGCGACGCCAATGCAGTGCAGCTTCTTGCTCGATTCCGGAATACAGGAAGCTTCGGTCAGCTCTCAGGTGTCAACCTACAGGCTGCTGTGCCGAAGAGCCAAAAACTGCAGCTTCAACCTATCAGCACGAGTGAGCTGGAGGGAGGACAGGACGCGACCCAGCAAATGAGGGTCACAGCCGTCAATGGTGTAAGTATTTCAGGATCTACCCTTGGAATCATCGCAAGCTAACAAAGACCTAGCCGCCGCCACCAAGACTAAAGCTTCGACTAAAGATCAGTTATTCAAGCGGTGCGGGTCCAGTAACAGAGCAGGTCGATTGGGCAGAGCCGACATGATCTTATGGCCATGTTTTGCAGTAGTGTCTTTAAGTAGCGAGCAGCATAGAGCGAATGACATACCCCGGCGATCATGACGTGCATACACCAGAAGGTCCAGCGCAACTTTTAGCCTCACAGCGTCTGACGACGAAAGTACTCGATAGCTAATTTCGCAACCCGTCCAACGTATCACATAGCTTGTGGAAATAAGACATGTGAAAGGCTCATCCTTGTCCATCTTCCGGCAGAGCAACATACTGGACGATCACAACAACGGAGGTGGGAACAAGCTGCTGCAGGATCGGAGCATGATGCGCCCGATGCGCTTGCGCTAGATCAACCCCCCATCCCCGGGACCCCCGCATTTTATTAGGGAGGCGCCGCATTTAGTAGCTCAGTCTTACATATCGTACCATGGTCcacaacaacagcaacaacgttGAGTGTTGGGTACCTTGTCCACTTACGCGTAAGGTTACAATATTCGCGTTGCTTACGATCAGTACTGCTCGTCCAGGAAGCTCGCCGACGATGCTAATCTCGAGAGTGAGAACTCTGGTGATCTACATTTCTAGCATACACAAGCGCTGTGTCAATACCTAGGCCATGCAGGACCCGTCACGCTGCGGTGATGGCTGTCATGCGCTACCAACACATGCATTATACGTTGAACCACTATGACTTCTTATTATGTAGTATCGCGCAAATCAAGGTTACGACGGATGGCTGCGGGACCATCACCTTCCTTTTTCGGCGCACGAGAAGGAGGCGACATGGGGGTTTATCGAACTTTCCATTTCATGGTTGCCCCTGGGGGGCCGGGTGATGGACTTGACTGGGATCATTTGAGTTCAGACGTTAGTAACACCCCAGTATTATCCATCGACTTCTTTACTTATATTCAAGGTCAGCCATTTGCATTCAGTTGTAGGCTGTACTAGTTAATCTTACCACAATGGCGCCCTTGGCTACATTTTTATACGGCACCGCTCTGTGCTGTTCGATAGCATTAGCTCTCCCGTCGCATGCAGTGCAGGACCTATCGAGAGGAGACAACCAGGAGCCGATAACAACCCCAGAGGAGAGGGCACAAGGTGTTGTGGATGCGTTCAGGGTTAGCTGGGATGGATACTACAAGTATGCATTTCCAATGGATGAACTGCTGCCTGTGAGCAACAATGGAAGTAATTCGAGGTATGTACAACGTCTTGTCAGGATGTTGTCCATGACAGTCTTCTCAAGCTCCCATCATCATGCTGACACCGGATCAGGAACGGATGGGGCGCCTCTGCTGTCGACGCTCTCAGTACAGCACTCATCATGGGCGAGAAAACGACGGTGAACCAGATCCTCGAGCACATCCCTACCATCAACTGGGCTGTCACCAATGATTCTGTGTCCCTATTCGAGACCACAATCCGTTACCTCGGCGGCATGCTTTCTGGCTATGACCTCCTCAAAGGCCCTCTCGCCCATCTCGCAGACGATGACGCCAATGTGGACGCACTTTTAACTCAGTCCATCAATCTAGCGAACAACCTATCTTTCGCCTTTGAAACACCGACAGGCATACCGTGGAATGTCCTCTACTTCAACAACCGAAGTAATGACGGGGATCTCGGCGGCCCTGCAACCCTCGGTACGCTGATTCTGGAATGGACACGTCTTGCTGATCTCTCTGGGAACCAAACGTACGCGGATCTTGCGGAGAAGGCGGAGAATTACCTACTGCATCCTTCACCTGCATGGGCTGAGCCCTTCCCAGGGCTGATAGGATCCGCCATCAACGTGACAACGGGACAATTTACCAACGCACGGGGAGGCTGGGTCGGCGGCTCAGACTCCTTCTACGAGTACTTGATCAAGATGTACATCTACGACAAGTCGCGATACAACTCCCTTAAAGACCGCTGGGTCCTGGCTGTAGACAGCAGCATCGAGCACCTAGCTTCACATCCCGAGCCACGCCCCGATATTACCTTCCTAGCGGCCTACAACGGAACCAAGCTGCGTCTTATATCCCAACACCTCGCTTGCTTCGACGGCGGAAACTTTATCCTAGGCGGCCAAGTGCTCGACCGCCAGGACTACATCGACTTTGGTCTCGAACTCGTAAACGGATGCCACGAAACTTACATCTCGACTGCCACTGGCATCGGCCCTGAGATATTTTCTTGGAACACGTCGGCGGTCCCCGCCAACCAAACTACTTTTTTCAACGAATCGGGCTTTTTTATCACATCTGCGGACTACGTGCTTCGTCCCGAAGTCATTGAAAGCTTCTACTATGCGTACCGCGCGACTTCAGACCCAAAATACCAAGATTGGGCGTGGGACGCGTTTCTGGCAATCAACGCCACGACCAGGGTGGGCAGTGGATATAGTGCTATCTCTGATGTCAACGTTGTGGGTGGTGGCGAGTTTACCAATTTCCAGGAGAGCTTCTGGTTTGCAGAGGTCCTCAAGTACAGCTACATGATTCATGCGGGGGATGCCGAGTGGCAGGTGGGCAAGAATGGGGTTAATGAGTTTGTGTTCAATACGGAGGCGCATCCTGTGAAGGTGTTGGGTGAGGGAAGCAAGTAGGTTGAGAGTTGGCGCGACATATTCCTATAGCATTGATGTAAATTAATGACACTTGTATTACGCCACACGCAGATGTGAAGAACGCGCATGATGATAACTGTATTGGCGATTGGTCGCCGGGTATATATAACACGCACGCACAGCGTATGTCTGCGAGCAAGACAGCGTGGCCTTATTCGAAGAACCCGCCGTCGCTCTCCTCTGCCTCCTCTTGAGCCTGAGCGCCAAGAGCCCTCCTCTCACGTCGGTTCTTTGCCTGTGCCAACTTCTCCTCTGCCTTTGTGTTCTTGCTCTTGACAGCGTgctctttcttcttctcctgcTTCTTAGGTACAGGTGCCGGTGCGGTCGGCATAGCCTCCTTGCTGTTCCTCAGTGCATCCAATGTACCGTTCGCCATTGCCTCTTCA from Pyrenophora tritici-repentis strain M4 chromosome 1, whole genome shotgun sequence encodes the following:
- a CDS encoding Glyco-hydro-47 domain containing protein, encoding MAPLATFLYGTALCCSIALALPSHAVQDLSRGDNQEPITTPEERAQGVVDAFRVSWDGYYKYAFPMDELLPVSNNGSNSRNGWGASAVDALSTALIMGEKTTVNQILEHIPTINWAVTNDSVSLFETTIRYLGGMLSGYDLLKGPLAHLADDDANVDALLTQSINLANNLSFAFETPTGIPWNVLYFNNRSNDGDLGGPATLGTLILEWTRLADLSGNQTYADLAEKAENYLLHPSPAWAEPFPGLIGSAINVTTGQFTNARGGWVGGSDSFYEYLIKMYIYDKSRYNSLKDRWVLAVDSSIEHLASHPEPRPDITFLAAYNGTKLRLISQHLACFDGGNFILGGQVLDRQDYIDFGLELVNGCHETYISTATGIGPEIFSWNTSAVPANQTTFFNESGFFITSADYVLRPEVIESFYYAYRATSDPKYQDWAWDAFLAINATTRVGSGYSAISDVNVVGGGEFTNFQESFWFAEVLKYSYMIHAGDAEWQVGKNGVNEFVFNTEAHPVKVLGEGSK
- a CDS encoding ARE1, Acyl-CoA cholesterol acyltransferase encodes the protein MMAESTSVDTNPHNGDPEYHAPRPRKPTRIDLLKPQLSDEAFNKDGSLREPGSGVSSGRTTPIPPDAPPSVHASSLARRQIRAQQKQRIFPTIDYVGRVSHFDPESDYHDFRGFFVLFWIGLAIMVITSMLRNLTETGYPLQIRQWALFKEKIFELGVVDFAMACSTALCLPIQRLFLNEDSIRWHTSGMVIQSVLQAIWLAFWTTYPFIRDWSWTAQVFFTLHLLAIFMKMHSYSFYNGHLSETLRRLNELDNPDRASKAAAVRYPSSRTHLHEIPQSPTQDEPEPKAANAEYLKQLREDLAFELASPLGHVSYPNNLTLHNFVDFLFCPTLCYELEYPRNTKIRWLEVFYKTLAVFGCIFLMIITAEEFILPVLDVSAVRLHNSSGATDFALILGETIGRLLFPFMITFLLVFLVIFEYILGAFAEITRFADRQFYADWWNSCDWLEFSREWNIPVHHFFRRHVYSASKNHMSRPLATTITFLISALAHELVMGCITRKFRGYGFIAMMLQMPIVMLQRSKWVRGRTLLNNVLFWCSMILGLSMMCALYVLV
- a CDS encoding Vesicle coat complex, various subunit, with translation MASLKQFIRNVRAAKTIADERAVVQKESAAIRASFREESHDSNVRRNNVAKLLYLFTLGERTHFGQIECLKLLASPRFADKRLGYLGTMLLLDENQEVLTLVTNSLKNDLNHANQYIVGLALCTLGNIASVEMARDLFPEVETIISSANPYIRRKAAICAMRICRKVPDLQEHFLEKAKLLLQDRNHGVLLCGVTLVENLCEADEAEDDENGVRDIFRPLVPSLVKILKGLSSSGYAPEHDVTGITDPFLQCKLLQLLRVLARGDAQVSEQINDILAQVATNTDSSKNVGNSILYESVLTILDIEADSGLRVLGVNILGKFLSNRDNNIRYVALNTLIKVVAVEPNAVQRHRNTILDCLRDPDISIRRRALDLSFTLINESNVRVLIRELLAFLEVADNEFKPVMTSQIGVAADRFAPNKRWHVDTMLRVLKLAGNYVKEQILSSFVRLIATTPDLQTYSVQKLYAALKEDITQEGLTLAGSWVIGEYGDALLRGGQYEEEELVKEIKESDVVDLFETILGSSYAGLIVQQYIVTASMKLTTRLSDPAQIERLRRLLQRYAANLDVEIQQRAAEYGNLFGHDQIRRGVLEKMPPPEIREESRVLGEATKKRQSKIAKKKPAQAATEDLLLDLMGDSGPSAGVNGAANGTQQSQDLLADIMGGASSPPQTTSPAPQSNVANIMDLFNSGPSSSPAPAQSAAPPQAGSMDLLGGLGGMSSPPPQTSTPPVASGPPAHPVYNKNDLQIAFQLKRDANAVQLLARFRNTGSFGQLSGVNLQAAVPKSQKLQLQPISTSELEGGQDATQQMRVTAVNGPPPPRLKLRLKISYSSGAGPVTEQVDWAEPT